Proteins encoded in a region of the Procambarus clarkii isolate CNS0578487 chromosome 42, FALCON_Pclarkii_2.0, whole genome shotgun sequence genome:
- the LOC138373432 gene encoding uncharacterized protein → MHAQHNTKMHAQHNTKMHAQHNTKMHAQHNTKMHAQYNTKMHAQHNTKMHAQHNTKVHAQHNTKMHAQHNTKMHAQHNTKMHAQHNTKMHAQHNTKMHAQYNTKMQAQHNTKMHAQHNTKVHAQHNTKMHAQHNTKMHAQHNTKVHAQHNTKMHAQHNTKMHAQHNTKVHAQHNTKMHAQHNTKMHAQHNTKVHAQPNTKMHAQHNTKMHAQHNTKVHAQHNTKMHAQHNTKMHAQHNTKMHAQHNTKMHAQHNTKMHAQHNTKMHAQHNTKMHAQHNTKMHAQHNTKMHAQHNTKMHAQHNTKMHAQHNTKMHAQHNTMMNAHQAQHDDIIASITRR, encoded by the coding sequence ATGCATGCACAGCATAACACAAAGATGCATGCTCAGCATAACACAAAGATGCATGCTCAGCATAACACAAAGATGCATGCTCAGCATAACACAAAGATGCATGCTCAGTATAACACGAAGATGCATGCTCAGCATAACACAAAGATGCATGCTCAGCATAACACAAAGGTGCATGCTCAGCATAACACAAAGATGCATGCTCAGCATAACACGAAGATGCATGCTCAGCATAACACAAAGATGCATGCTCAGCATAACACAAAGATGCATGCTCAGCATAACACAAAGATGCATGCTCAGTATAACACGAAGATGCAAGCTCAGCATAACACAAAGATGCATGCTCAGCATAACACAAAGGTGCATGCTCAGCATAACACAAAGATGCATGCTCAGCATAACACAAAGATGCATGCACAGCATAACACAAAGGTGCATGCTCAGCATAACACAAAGATGCATGCTCAGCATAACACAAAGATGCATGCTCAGCATAACACAAAGGTGCATGCTCAGCATAACACAAAGATGCATGCTCAGCATAACACAAAGATGCATGCACAGCATAACACAAAGGTGCATGCTCAGCCTAACACAAAGATGCATGCTCAGCATAACACAAAGATGCATGCTCAGCATAACACAAAGGTGCATGCTCAGCATAACACAAAGATGCATGCTCAGCATAACACAAAGATGCATGCTCAGCATAACACAAAGATGCATGCTCAGCATAACACAAAGATGCATGCTCAGCATAACACAAAGATGCATGCTCAGCATAACACAAAGATGCATGCTCAGCATAACACAAAGATGCATGCTCAGCATAACACAAAGATGCATGCTCAGCATAACACAAAGATGCATGCTCAGCATAACACAAAGATGCATGCTCAGCATAACACAAAGATGCATGCACAGCATAACACGAAGATGCATGCTCAGCATAACACGATGATGAATGCCCATCAGGCACAGCACGATGACATAATAGCGAGTATAACACGAAGATGA